ATGATTCATCtttcaaagaagaaaaaaaaacaccctgacATTTCACACATTTCAATCCTCCTTCTGTTGCTCACGCAACATGACTGGTTGGTCCCTGTTGTGGATATATTCTTAAGTCCCTGTCACGctctacaaaaaaaattgtgtatttaaaaaaatgtgatcaCGTCAACAAAATAGAGACATTTGCGTCACTTTCAGATGTCAAGCACTGTTACAAATACACAATTTTAACATAATCCAAATAAAATTGCAacctgaagaagaaaaaaaaacaaaaacagcagcagcaaagcaTCACATAAAATTGTGGCACATTTGCAGCCTGCGCTGTTCCTGCAGTCAGAAACTATCCATTTGTGTGCCACCCACTGGAAAAGTCTGCTTTGTAAGCGTTTGGCGCCAGCTTTGGGAAGCATTTGAGCCGTCATGTCTCAGTCGGTGATAGATACCGGTGCTGCCTCTATGGTAGCGAGAGCATCAGCTGCGGATGCTTCTTCCGTTCTATTCGCGGCAGCCTTGCTCTCCATCTCCTCCATTCGCCGCTGCACTAGCCGGGGCATCAGCTGCACGTAGGTGGCCATCAGGCGGTGGTTGGAGCGGATCAGTTTCCCTGCACAGTTGTCCACACAACGCTCCTAAAGCAGAGAGGTCATGGTCATACAAATATTCTACAACCCCAGACTACAATGCACTACTATGTGTACACTAAAGGGGGCGCAAAGAGCCAGAGAGGGACTGTAGAACCTGTGTACAGTACTTGCCTCGTCCATGGTGAGGTTCCTGTAGTTAAAATTGCTGGTGCATCGCTGAAAGCAGATCTCAGTCATACGGTTGTAAACCAGAAGAAAATCACGCAGCTACAAAACATTTATATCCATGATTATGAGCAGATACAGAATGCAAAGTCAAGTTACACTGAATTTTGCAACAATCACCGTGACTTACATTTCTCAGTTGCTGGTCCTGGTCCATCGTCTAATGTAGCTAGTGTGTTAGCTAAAATAACATTGCCGGCGTACGCGTTTCGCCAACTTCGCAAGATAAGCCCTTTAAACACAACCTTCTTGTGAGTTATTTACATTTCATTCTGAACAAGACGAGTTTGTCAAAGGACATGACATTCACGTGAAGCCGCGTCTCACCCGGCTG
This Dunckerocampus dactyliophorus isolate RoL2022-P2 chromosome 17, RoL_Ddac_1.1, whole genome shotgun sequence DNA region includes the following protein-coding sequences:
- the timm10b gene encoding mitochondrial import inner membrane translocase subunit Tim10 B, which encodes MDQDQQLRNLRDFLLVYNRMTEICFQRCTSNFNYRNLTMDEERCVDNCAGKLIRSNHRLMATYVQLMPRLVQRRMEEMESKAAANRTEEASAADALATIEAAPVSITD